The Trinickia caryophylli genomic sequence GCATGATGAGGAGCGTCGCGAGGTTCGGCGAAAAGCCCGAGAGCAGTTCCAGCACCGAGTAACAGGCGATGTTGACCATCAGCGTGGGGCGGCGGCCGAACTTGTCCGCGAGGCGCCCGAATATGAGCGCGCCGAGCGGGCGCATGGCAAGCGTCAGCGTGATGGCGAACGCCACCTCCGGAATTTTCGTATTGAATTCGGCGGCGATGTCCTTCAGCACGAAAACCATCAGGAAAAAATCGAACGCATCGAGCGTCCATCCCAAATAGGCGGCAATCGTCACGTTGCGTTGTTCGCGTGTCCAGGCCATTGTGCGTCTCTCCTTCTTTATGGTCGTTCCGCACGGCGGATCGCGCCGCACGGGCACCCCGCGGGTAGGCACGCCGAGTGTACGCGCACTTTTCGCGGCTGCAGGGGCGGCAGCGCATTCGTCCGTATTAATCCCTATACGATGGCCACATCGATAGATTCTTCAATTTCAATTGTTTGCTAAATGAAAGAATATTTTAATGCGAATTTAAAACTCGTCGCCAAAATGTAATAGGGTGCTATGCTGCGCCAGTCGGAAAAGGAATGGAGTGGCAAAATGGAGTGGCAACCGGATCTCCCCGACCATCGACCGCCATGTTGGATCCCGCTCAATCGTTGCCTGCGCTCGACACGCCCCGGTTATTGATCCGCCAGCGAACGCTGGCCGATCTCGATGCCTGCCTCGAGATGGATCGCGACCCGGACGTCACGCGCCACGTCGCGGGGCCATGGCGCGACCCGGTCGCCCATCGGCGGTTCGTCGTGCATCGCATCACGCGTCCTTACCCACCTGGGCTGGGTTACTGGTCGATTCGCGAACGTACCGCGCCCGAGCGATTCGTGGGTTGGGTTCTGCTGATTCCCGATCACGGCACGGGCCCCGACGTCGAGATCGGATGGCGGCTCGTGCGGGAGGCATGGGGGCGCGGCATTGCGACAGAGGCGGCCACCGCACTCGTCGCGCATGCGTTCGAGACCCTGCGGTTGCCGCGCGTGATCGCCGATATTGCCGCGGCAAACGCCGCTTCGCTGCACGTGGCGCAAAAACTCGGCATGCACCGGGTCGGCTACGACGATACAGACGGCATGCGATACGAGCGCTACCGCCTCGAACGCGCGGATCTGCGGGCCCGCCGCTGAGCGGCTTCGGGCTTCAGCGGGAAGACGAAGCCGCTGCAAGCCATGCGGCCGCGGCGTACGCCACACACGACAGCCCGCCGACAACGGCCAGCGAAACGGACAGACGCGGGGCGAGCGCAGTGGCGGCGCCAGCCAGCGCGACACCGATCAGGCCACCGGTCTGCCGCAACGCGTTGAGCAGCCCCGAGGCGACGCCCGCTTGCTCGCTCGGCACCTGCT encodes the following:
- a CDS encoding GNAT family N-acetyltransferase, with protein sequence MLDPAQSLPALDTPRLLIRQRTLADLDACLEMDRDPDVTRHVAGPWRDPVAHRRFVVHRITRPYPPGLGYWSIRERTAPERFVGWVLLIPDHGTGPDVEIGWRLVREAWGRGIATEAATALVAHAFETLRLPRVIADIAAANAASLHVAQKLGMHRVGYDDTDGMRYERYRLERADLRARR